Genomic DNA from Larus michahellis chromosome 3, bLarMic1.1, whole genome shotgun sequence:
GTACTCAGCAAGGGCTCTTGAAGGGATGGGGATGTGTGGTTCCCTGTGACAAGGCTCTCTTCCCTGAGCTTGGAACTTGCTTGGGGAACTTTCCAGGATAAGTTCAGCGATACATGGAGAGAGCTTTATTTTACTAACACCCTCACTCTCCAGCCTGCATTACAACCAGCAAAGCAGTGCCCGAAACTTGCCAGTTCACTTGCAGAGCTGGCTCCTGGTCTGCTAGGAAACAGCTCTGTGAATCTGGCAAAGGTTCACGGCACGCTGCTATTCAAGCCTTGCTGAAGCTGCCTGGGTTCAGTCAGGGGAGACATGCAGCAACTACTACTGAGGGCCAATCCAGGTGGGATGCAACTGGAAAAGGGGCTGAGGGAAATTACTCTCTGCCTGTATTGCAAATGTGCCTGGATGTAGGGATGCAGTGACACGCTGGCTTTtcttgggaaagggaagagggacaATTCCCCTGAAATCTGTCACTGACATAGAAGAGGCAACTGTAGGCTTCTAGAGCTGGGACTCAGGCAAGGAGTTTGACCTGGATTTTGTATCAGACACAGGCAGAACCTGCTTTTTTCTCTAGAATGTGAAGCAAGAGATCCTAGATCACCCAGCTGATTCTCAGATCTCTCTGCTTGAGGACATTCTTCCTGTCACCAGCATCCTACTGCCCTGCTCCTAGCAATAATGGTAAACTCAATCACAGGCCCAGGGAGCAGTCCTGTTGGTCCTGGTGTCTACAGTACTGTCCTACAGAACCCAGTTAGAAATGATCCTAGCAGTGGTGACATCTCCACATCCTGATACTTATCAGCCTCAGCTTAACTTCCCAGCTTTACTGGGGTTTTATATCCCCATCCATAATTTGACAGGGTTCTGTATCTTCCTGACCTTCATCTCTCTAGCTCCTTTTCTCAACCGTCCTTTTCTAGGCCTAAATTATTCTTATGTTTCCTGTCTTTATTCTTTATCTGATACTTTATTCTTTATCTGTACCAAACCTACAGTTGTGGTAACCTGACAAGGGGGAATATATCTGTATGGTTTCTCTCTGAAATATAGGGCCTAGAGCAAAGAATTAGGAATAGAGAGTCCTGGGGCCTTTTCTGAATTTTACAACTTGTAtggaaatggaaacagaaattctGTTGACCTAATCCAGACCATTCGAAAAACCCTGGAGGAAGGGGCCATTATCAAAATTATTGATTCAAGTGAGTAGTATACAAAGGAGAGCTCTGCTTTCCCATTTTGAAGTTCAGTTGTCATGGTTTCTTCGTGTCTCATTCTCAGAGCCTCTTCCCTTGACTCTCTTCACAAGGCAAGTTTCTGAGTAGCAGCTCAGTCATGTTGGTAAATCTGTCTTCTCACTTCCTCCTGGCTGCACTCCACACTGCCTTTCCCCAGTTGCCTTTCCTCTCCTGTTGCTCTGACGTAGCTTGCTTTCTTGCCATTCCTTACTTAACTAGCTGTACACATAGATTTGGATCTCTTTCCTCCTACAGGTTCTTGCTCTGCCCCAAGGGGAACAACAAACTCTGTTACACTTACTGCCTGCTCTGTCTCATCTGAACTGGGAGATAAATTTGTTAGTGCATGTTTATTTATATGCACACAGTCTGAAAGGAGTGACCGCGTCGTCACTGCTGTAATGGAAACGCTGCTGCTTTCAGgcaatttgttttgcatttatattttaaactgtaTATTAATTAATCATCTTGTGCAGTTTAAGACAAGGGCTGGGTTGGCCTGACTTATTCTTTATTGTTGTTATCCTGAGTCTTCAGTCTAATAACAGGCTATTTAACTGGTTGTTACTGGGCTTGGATTCAGCTTGTTTCCTTGAGTTAACCAATTTGTGTATATTGGATACCTCTAACAAAGGGATCCCAGCATCAATTGGTGAGAAGAATTAGCATTCCAGCACTGAGCCAGATGTACTGCAGGGGCCGGACCCTGCAGAGTGTGTGTAGGGACCCTGCCCCATCCCCCAGCTGTGTCAGAACTTCCTACCCGACCTGGGGAAACAGAGCAGGGGGCTTTGACACACTCTAGCCTACTTGCGTACGCTGACACTGTCCTGAAAGGACAGACATGAAGCcatttggggggagaaaaagtaATCTAAAACTGCTGCATATCTTATTTTGCACAGCTGGGGGTTTCTAAACTGTCACCTCTCCACAGTGAAGGGTGAGGGGCTCATTCTGTGAGCAGATATCCTCGGCAGTAGGACAGTCTCTCTTCCATCATATAAGCAAAGAAATAGGCTGTGTTGTGCCTCGCAGGTAATGAGCTCCTCTTCTCATTACAGAAAgtcactggagagagagagaaacttaCTAATGACCAAAGCTGACAACTATGGTAAGAGCTTCATTAAAAATGGTCCCTCTGGGCTGGATGGGATCAGTGCTGCAGCTTAGCTTCGTCTTCAAGCTCCTGCCACCTCTGACTTCTGCCTTTGAATTTAGGTTCAACCAAAGGGAGCTAGACTGAGGGAAATCTAGTCAGCATATTATAATAGGAGCCTGGATCCTCCCGCTTGAGCTGTGCTatcatagggaaaaaaataagcatcagCTAATGAGGGGGGAAGGATTTCCCTTTCACATACCTCAAATTATCAGTCTTCAGAAAATCTTAGCCAACAGATTGACTTGAGTGGCCTTTTAACATCCtcacttccccccccctttttttttttcctttttgttttttcatagAGGTTTGGTAAGCAAGCTGGCAAGTGCTATCTGGAGTGTAGCAAAATATACCTTCCTTAGGGAAGTTTCTCACTGCATCAGTTTCTGGGGCTGTTCAGAACAGGAGCATAGGGATTCCCACTGATGTGCTGTAGACAGTTAAAATGAGAGTCCCTCTGAGCTGCCACACATTTGACAGCACTTCCATTCCCCTGGGGATGCTGCTTTGTGTGTCTTCAGGTTCCTGGTGTTGATCAGTGTATTAACTGCTTGACAGCACTGTGCAGCAGTGCAAGCACCAGAAGTGTTCTAGACCTGGAGAGTTGAAAGCTGAGGCATGGCTAGCAAATTTATAATTTTGACTCATGTTAAAGGACTGTTTCCAGAAGACTAACAGTTATTTTAAACAGATTCAAAGCTGTTCCCTAAGGGCCTACCACTAGAGAATGGCACAAGAATGCACGTTGCTGCTACCCTTTTACCAGCAGTCAGCCATCATTGCTAGCATCAACAGAGCAGTCTGACAGGCTGCTCAGACAGCAGCAACAGCCTCACCTAATGGTGACGGCTGCTCCTCCTGGAACAGAAGAGACAGCATACACAGCCTTTTTAGATCATTGCTATGGCCTCTGATTAAATCTCTGTTTATTCCAGCTGACATGCTTGAGGCCATGAACTGCAGTTGCTAACAGCGGCATTGCTCCATCAGTTTAAGCTGGCACTGCTGTGCTTGGAGTTATATGGCCTCCTGCCCCTACCACCTCCTCTGTAGCCTTGCAGGTTCAAGCAGTTTGCTCTGTGATTGCATGTGAATGCTTGTACCATGTTGAGGAATGGGGGCAGAAAGAACAGCTAAAAGCCTCTTTGGCTACCAGCATCAGTTTGGGAACCTGCAGCACCAGTGAATTCCCCCTGGAGGCTGCTAGTGCAAACTGTAGAGGTAGTAACTAGTGCAGTCACTGAAGCTGAATTCAGCAGCAAGAGCAGTCTGCCTCTGGAGACAAAGTCTGCACCCAGCCTTTTCCTGGAAAATAATTATAGCTGTTGGGCCATGTAGTGCTTTAGGCCTCACTTCTCACCTATACCATCAAGCAAAGTCTTGTGGAACAGAACTAGCAAGAATCTGGTTCTCATCTCTGGTAAAGGGAACGGAACAGAAATGGAGAACAGTAGGACTCCATACTTTTGGTAGccacctccttcctctctttgcatctgtgtttcttcttttgtagGCCAGGGAAAGTGACCTGTCTCTAAAAAGCTGCAGACCCCAACAGAATGGGTGTCCAGGCTTAGACCTATTCCACACTCATCCTTCTGGGGCACAAGGAAACCCAGATTCTGCAACATTCAAAGGTGGCCAGAGTTGTATTTAAGTAAATTTAGGCACTAGGAAGAGGTGCTGAGCTGTTATGTCTAGAAGATAGTAAAAAATAGCTCTCTACCCTCTGTCTTCTTCATTCTCTTAGGGGAAAGGTCATTCTAATGACCCATTCTGTCCTTAGTAGGGTCCCAGAACAAGGTCATTTGCAAACAGGAACTGCTCTGGCACTGAAGTATTCCTAAGCACAGCGACTGAGAGTGACAGGATAAGAGTTTGCAAATGAAAGGGTTCCTGCTAGTTTACTTCCTGTTCAGCATATCTTATTATTAGCAGCTTTGCATACTGATCCCAAAAGAGTTGCCCATGGCCAAGGTAGTATTGTGCTTTTAAGACTGTTTTGAAAGGAGATGTAGCTGCAATACGAATAACATTCACAAGCaaggcttttgtttgtttctcagaGAAAGAACTGAGTGCACTTCGTAAGGAAAATCGCAAGAATGCTGCTCTTGCTGTGGCCATGGGGTTACTGATTGCTCTTATTTATGCCTGCTGGACGATGTGATTGCACTCCAGAATTCTCCCTGCTGACCCAATGACTCTCCCGCAAGGGTGAAGATCAGCATTCCAAATTGTTGTTCCTGTTTATCCTCTCCAAGCCTCCTTGTAGGGAAGCTTTTTCTTTGAGAATTGAGGGGGACAGGAGACCAACCAGAAATCAAAGCACACTTGTAGGTGGAAATCAGGTCAAGCAGAGCTCAAAGTGGTGCTGTCTTAACCCAAAAATGCAGTCAAGACCATCCAGCCTGAAGCAGGAAGGCAGTATGTTCTCCCTTTTGGAGAGGACTTCTGTGGTTGCAGACAAGTGCTCTCTGCCCAGCCCAGTTGGAATACATCCCACCTTCTCGGTTCCGTTCCTGTGACCTAAAGACTCCACCTGTCCCCAAAGCTGAGCTAAACAGAGATGTTTTCTCCTCCACAATGACTTACAGGACCAAAGGAATCCTACTACCTCCACAAAACAGATGGGAGGTAGGTATCTCCTTTTCTCCAACTTGACATCTAAGTGCTTGGGCTTTGAGGAAGTCTCCAGTGTATCAGAGTTTGGTAGCCATTTTGTGtctctgagaatcaaaaactGCAAAAGAGAATTTACTATTAACTCCTAGGGATGGAAGTGCCTCTGCAgggctttaaataaaataatttgaccttgtaacttcttggtttttttttttttctgttttgtaacatACTTCTCAGCCACTGTTTTATTCTCATCCTGCCATCTCCCTGCTGGCACGCACTGTGTCAGTTAAGCCTAGACTGGGTTAGGCACTTAACATCACTGGTCAGTGAGGTCTTAACAGTGGGTTATTGGTCTGTTGTGGCGTGGTATCTACACAAGTGTTCGCTTCCTTTGAGTGGAAAAGCAGCCTAGCATGCTGCAGAGGAGCGCTGGAGACTGTCCTCTGTAGTCCCCTCTCATTCTGATCCAGTCACGTACACTAGAGGTAGCCCTGAGCATGCTCTAACTTGCCAAGAAAGCCTTTAAAAGGGGACTgtcttgaaaatttaatttgtgtAAAGCATTTCTCTGTCTCCATGCTAACACACTGCTGGCCAGAATtttgtgggaagcaaagtaaacaAGCACTGCTGTAAACTAAAGGGGCTGTATTGGTAATAGAGACAACAAAAGCAGAGAAGTCAACACAAAATGATACACAGCCTAATAACAATACATTGTGCAATTAATGTACATAAACATTCCCTTCAGCAAGGCCTTCCTCACCCCCCCTTCCCAACATAATCCCTCTGTATTTACCCTGCAGCAGGAAAGCAAGTAGCATGGTGCCTCATGCGTGCCTTCTTGAAGGGGGATTCAGAATCAAGGTTCAGtgcatcaaaaataaaattaaaaataaaagcaaattaaaatcaggaggagctggaggcagctgggTAAACAGAAAGTATCTGTTCATAAAAGCTACCCTGTAGACTAAGCAGGTTGGTTTGTACCCTCAGAGGTCTACACTCACTCTAGTGTACTTCCTAGTCACCCTTCTGTCTGCCAGCCCGCAGGAGACCTGAGTGGAGGACGCAACACTTAGCAAGGAAGCCTCGCAAAGGGAGCAGCATGCTTTGCTGGCATTGGAACAGCCTCAAGGCGGTCCAAAGAAGTGCCAGAACTCAAATTACTGATTGGTTTAAAAAGCTAACTGCACACAGGCCTGGGAACCACACTGTTGGAGGTTCTTTATTGCCCACTGGGAGAGATTCCTCCTTACCCCTCATGGAAGTGCCTTTGCCAAAAGAAAACTGCCAGTGAGCTCTTGTCCTTTGGGGCGGGAAGGGCCaccatttctttcatttgtgttttactGATGCTTGAGAGCAGTGGGAGTCTACATCAGCAAGAGGATGCATTAATGGCATGCTATCCCTCAGCTGCTTTGGTAGACCTAACTGTGTCTGGGGACTAATAATCACCAATGTGGAAAAAGCACGTTTGACCCACTTCACTTTTGGCCAGAgcttcagaagaaacagaataGCTGCCCTGCACAATATTCAGGGCTACCTATTTGTAAGCTTACCTCCCATCAACTCCTGAGCTTTGCCTCCTCCAGTTTCCATTGACCAACAGACCATGCCAACTTCTGTGCTGCTCCTTTAGCCAGGGTGTGGTTCTGCAGTGATCAAGCCTGCATATAATTTTCTCTGGTGCAAGGAGTTGCAGCTGCTAAGTTCATTTATACCAAACTGTAGAGAATTAATACATGGCTATATGGAGACAATTTACTTGTCAAAACATGGAAGTGCTCCAAGCTCTGAGAGCACAGCCTACTTGTAGGATGACATTTGACTGTATGCTGAGAATGAGCACAAAACCTACACATGGTGCTGGGCCGTAGAGGGTGGAGGTGGGCTTCTACAACACACCATCCTTGCTCTGGCTTCTTTGGGTAGGGTGCAGGGCACCCAAGCACCTGCACACCTACAAGTAAAAATTTCCATATCTTGCTATATAAAGCTTGTTCAAATCATACATATGGGTGTGGAAAGAAACAAGAATCTAAACAATTGCTATAGATTCTAGGAGAGCTATAGCTTTAAGGCACAGTTCAGACAACCCCTAAATCATTTCCTCCCTTCTGCcaatctgtttaaaaacaagccaagaataaaaaacaaacaaacaaataaaagggCAATTTTGCTGCTTGGCCAAAAGCAGTCAACTGTGTGTTATCTTCTGATTTACGTGGAAGACCTGGCAAAAGCGCCATGGAAGCCAGAAGTGAAGGTAAAACATGCAACAGAAGACAACTTTGAGCCCAGCACAGAAGTGCATAGAGAAGTCTGTTGGCACACAAATACCATGCTGAGAGTTTCACAGCTCTGTGCCTTCACCCCAGATGCTGCTCTAGGGCCAAATGAGACATGGAGGGTTTCAAAGCCCACTCTGACATCTAAAAGGAAAGTTTGGTAACCTTTCCAGTGGACATTTCCTGTCAAGGGACAGGATTTCTTCTGATTAACCAACATGGTCAACGTCAGGATCTCTTTTCACTGAAgccctggtttttgtttttttgttttgtttttttttttttaaacaaagtcagATGTTCCCATGATTTCCTCCAAAGACCTCCAGCATCCCAACCTTCTTGTGCCTTCCCTCCCACTTCCGCTCTCTTCTCTGAAAACATTGAGTAATAGTGTCAAGTACCAAGAATGAAAGCACCTTGGTCTCACAAGTACCATGAGGGATAGACACATTCACAAATTAACCCCAGGCTGCTGGGTCAGAATCAGTAACTGACCTGGAGAGGGGAAATCCTTGTCACAGCAGCTTCTAGAGGTCTGAGAAAGCCCTGGCACTGAGCACATCAAATCCGTGCCAGGAACTCTACTCATCACCTGCATTGGTCTTTGTCCAACAGGATACCATCATATAGGAATTGCCAGTGGCCAGCCAAGTGCCTTGATAAGCAGAAGTGTTGGAGACACCATCAAGAATACATACTTGCATCCCAAAGCTAGCATTCCCCAATGAGTTAACACCCTCCACTGGGTTGTGTAGGCCTGTGATGAGGCCAAGGAGAGAGACAGCTACCAGGAACAATGCAGGGCTGCTTCAATGTGCTGttgcccagctctgccaccaggaCATATCTGCTCCTTCCCATACTGCCAGGGAAGCACAAGCCTGGAGAGTTCTGGTACACACAGGGCTCCACAAACCTTGCTTAATGTTTGAACAGGAGCAAAAAAAGCTGCCAGCCCCTTGGCCTCAAGCATGCAGTAGGTCAGGACAAAAGGGCGTTAGGCCTTGGCTCCAGGAGTCACCGTAGGTACTCCAGCAGCAGGCGCTACCTAGGCCATACTCTTATATACACTTGCCAGGGTAGAGCCTCGTCCTGTGCCTTCTGCATACCACCCCCTGGTTAGATCATCTCCAGGAAATCATCTCTGGAGAAGACCAGGATAGATGTTGTGGAGCCTCCCCACAGTCTCATCACTCCCTGAAGAATCCAAGCCGGGCTCAGCTTCCCCTGCATGCCTCAAGAGAGCAGAGTTAGGGGTAGTGTGCTTGGATGAAAGACAGGACATCCTCCTTTGATAGCTTCTCTGGATCTTGCCTTTTCTGAGAGTCGTGCACTTTGacaccttccccccactcccagAAGAGGCGGCTGTAATGGCAGACGCTGTGGGCAGAGAGGAAAGCAAGATTAgtttggctggggagggggaaggaaaacacTGTCATCCTAGCCACAAAGCACACTACAGAGACAGCTCCTTGCAATGGGAGCCACACAGAGATACTCAATCCAAGGGGCGTCTTCGAAAAAGACCAGTGCATTCATTCACCTTACAAACTACAGCAACTTCCAAACCTAAGAGATTTCCATGGAAACAAACGTGTTAAGTCTAGCTTCGCTCAAGATTCAGTTCACTATCTGCTGGAAGGAGACAGGTCATTAGGGAAAACCTACCTCCCTCCAAGTTTTTGAGAGGATGAAACTGTCATTGCAGGCAATGGAAAGGCCTTAATGAAGAATTTAGAAagtctgccagcagcagcaagcagcaatCTAATCACTCACCACAAACCTACTAGAATCAGTAATAGCTGTCCTATGGAGCTTTGTAAATGAACAGCACTTCACGCTGTACAAAAGCGGGTAGGATcatcccctctttcccctcatgTGAAATAACCGAGCTCCGCTTGGCTACTGAGAGTTCTGGTCCTACAACGCCATCTCTCACTCCATCCATCAAGCACAGCCCGTCCTCACTGCATCAACATAGTCCCAGCCATaatgaaaacagaactgctaATTACTACCAACACAGCAGCCTTTAGTTTTGTACAATTACTGACACTTAATATTCATAGCTTATTTAGTGCTACTGTTCTAACAAAGCAGAACTAGCACAGCAACAAGAGCACATGTCAGTGGCTAATTACAGACACATTAGTACTCACTAACCATAGTACAACACATCCCTTCTGGAGTCCCACAAGAGCACTCCCTCCGCCTCCTCAGCCATTCATGCAAGTTCCATCCCGACACACGAAGGGAAAAAGTATCGTGTGCCTCTGCTTTTACAGTTTTAAGCATGTTCTTCCATTTAGCTGGTTAAGGAAAGCTTAAGGACTCTTAGGAGCACTGCTGTAAAGTAGGTAAGGAGATTCAAGGTGAGAAAATCTGAGAAAATCCAGAGCCCTATTTCATATGAAGCTCTCGCTCAGAGGCACAGTCCGGAGCAGTGGTAGTGGAGGGCATCTCTTGAGACTACCTGAGGGCAGGGCGTGCAGAACATCTCCACCCGTGAGCCCTGAGGTGTCACACAGACTCAGGATTTGCTGTACTTAAGACGTGGCCTTAGCCTAGTACTCAATAGATACAGATGGAGT
This window encodes:
- the CCDC167 gene encoding coiled-coil domain-containing protein 167, which gives rise to MGRRREGLSVAREIDGLEEKLAHCRQSMEEVDLKLRREKLSPEGRKSLERERNLLMTKADNYEKELSALRKENRKNAALAVAMGLLIALIYACWTM